In Candida albicans SC5314 chromosome 4, complete sequence, the genomic window taatcaatttgatataatttatCCAAATGGTTTATTAATAGTTGAAGATATACAAAAGGATTAAATaactaataatatatatttcttgtcttttcttttctatttctttttaatcttattattaacattactattactgttattgtttgtatgacttttctttttatctttcttctttttcaatccAATAAAATCCagattttaatatttgaatatattgatcccaaaattcattcaattgatctAATTCTACCACCGTTGATATTTTAACtctttccttcttcttttggaCTTTACTGTcagttttggttttggtcTTGGTcttgattttattatcacTTGAATTCATTGATAATCTAATCAATAAAGGATATTTcgaatcattattaattgtagtggtggtggtggtagtttTCGGAGTTGGGGTGATTACATTTGTTGGTAAATCATTTATACTTTCATCTTCTGcagttgtggttgttgttattgatgataatgatggtGATAATCTTTTTTGAGTTAGatatattgatgatttaccattatttgattgtgTTAAAGTTTCAACTTGTTTTAGAAATTGTGAATTATCTAATCTTGTCATGATGGTTTAAAAGTGAGAttgatttagttttgttTATGTTTGTAATCTATAGGAGATGTAAWTRAATGAAACCTGATTGAAAGGATGTCTTTTGTATGTGTTAAACTTaatttggtggtggaattgaattggaaaattttttttcttttcttcaacacccgaaccaaaaaaaaaaaaaaatccttCCCCCCACTAATTCAAGTTTTAACATTCTAAATCCTCTCTACGTTAAACTAATCCCATTcgtaaataataaatattaatattaaaccTATAAAACCTTTCAAGtataaaaacaatcaacaattcaatCATATTATACATATTTTCTActatatttttaaatttttctaatCTACAACATAGACTTTCCTTTTTTAATGAATACTagtaatcaaatcattagcATCAACTGAATCACCTTCatgaatcaaaatatcaCCAATTTCTCCTGAACAAGGAGCACTAATAACCATTTCCATTTTCATAGCTGATAATACGGCAATTGGATCACCTTTAgcaatttgttgatgtttATGAGCTCTAATTTCAATGACAACTCCTGCCATTGGTGCCCCAACTTCATTTGATGCTGAAGCTTTTGGTCTAGTTTTCAGTTCAACAGAAACGGTTTTATCTTCAACGGAAACTGATCTCATTTCACCATTTAATTCGAAAAATACTTCTCTAGTACCAGTTTTTTCCGAAACATCACCAACAGCCATTAATTTAATGATTAATGTTTTACCTTGTTCAATATCAACGGTTAATTCTTCACCAATATTACAAGGTTTA contains:
- a CDS encoding RNA-binding signal recognition particle subunit (Ortholog(s) have 7S RNA binding activity, role in SRP-dependent cotranslational protein targeting to membrane, translocation and nucleolus, signal recognition particle, endoplasmic reticulum targeting localization) → MTRLDNSQFLKQVETLTQSNNGKSSIYLTQKRLSPSLSSITTTTTAEDESINDLPTNVITPTPKTTTTTTTINNDSKYPLLIRLSMNSSDNKIKTKTKTKTDSKVQKKKERVKISTVVELDQLNEFWDQYIQILKSGFYWIEKEER